Proteins co-encoded in one Opitutus terrae PB90-1 genomic window:
- a CDS encoding cytochrome C oxidase subunit IV family protein produces MSTPAISIPTEPREHAGENKFWAYVQIAMLLAVITGVEIVAIGLPFSKWLIVATLVLLSLVKFLFVIFYFMHLRWDKAFCTILFFIGLILATGTVWALLMLFGIEDSRPLSAEPAEPPAAEAAASS; encoded by the coding sequence ATGAGCACCCCTGCCATTTCAATTCCCACCGAACCGCGCGAGCACGCCGGCGAAAACAAGTTCTGGGCCTACGTGCAGATCGCGATGTTGCTCGCGGTGATCACGGGCGTGGAGATCGTCGCGATCGGGCTCCCATTCTCCAAATGGCTCATCGTCGCGACGCTCGTGCTGCTCTCGCTGGTGAAGTTCCTGTTCGTCATTTTCTACTTCATGCACCTGCGGTGGGACAAAGCGTTCTGCACGATCCTGTTTTTCATCGGGCTGATCCTGGCCACCGGCACGGTGTGGGCGCTGCTGATGCTCTTCGGCATCGAGGACAGCCGCCCCCTCTCGGCCGAACCGGCTGAGCCGCCGGCGGCCGAAGCCGCGGCGAGTTCGTGA
- a CDS encoding cytochrome c oxidase subunit 3 has protein sequence MSTHAGAIDHHQDVTTSTGIPNKKLLMWAFLASDCMFFGTLIASHLIYRLYPPAGTPSPKEIFDLPLTSFSTFILLMSSLMMALAVNAIQKGNVRSMRFSLLTTAFFGAIFLGCQVYEFTHFVHEKGLTITGSILGSTFYTLTGTHGLHVLIGVIWLMSMYLYSFTGRVTQKEAIDVESMGLYWHFVDIVWIVIFTAVYLLEYL, from the coding sequence ATGAGCACTCACGCCGGCGCCATCGATCACCATCAGGACGTCACCACGTCGACGGGCATTCCCAACAAGAAGCTCCTCATGTGGGCCTTCCTCGCGTCGGACTGCATGTTCTTCGGCACGCTGATCGCATCGCATCTCATCTACCGGCTCTATCCGCCGGCGGGCACGCCCAGCCCGAAGGAGATCTTCGATCTCCCGCTCACGTCGTTTTCGACGTTCATCCTGCTGATGTCGTCGCTGATGATGGCGCTGGCGGTGAATGCGATTCAGAAGGGCAACGTTCGCAGCATGCGCTTCTCGCTGCTCACGACCGCGTTCTTCGGCGCAATCTTCCTCGGCTGCCAGGTGTACGAATTCACGCACTTCGTGCATGAGAAGGGGCTCACGATCACCGGCAGCATCCTCGGCTCGACCTTCTACACGCTGACCGGCACCCACGGCCTCCACGTGCTCATCGGCGTGATCTGGCTGATGTCGATGTATCTCTATTCCTTCACGGGCCGCGTCACGCAGAAGGAGGCGATCGATGTCGAGTCGATGGGCCTCTACTGGCACTTCGTCGACATCGTCTGGATCGTGATCTTCACCGCGGTCTACCTGCTCGAATACCTCTGA
- a CDS encoding SLC13 family permease encodes MTWQIALVFVLLAATLASFMREKFPPDLTALALLVVLIATRLLPMEKAFSVFANPAPITIGAMFVLSAALVKCGAIDLFFTLIERSAGWYYGVVVGLLVLVVGAISAFVNNTPVVVVFLPVVLGLARRMQLSPSKLLIPLSYAAILGGTCTLIGTSTNLIVNSIAVAKGLPSIRMFELAWLGIPTLLTAAVYLAIVGRRLLPDREMLTSILSSEERREYITEAFVQPGSAVPGKTIAEAGLTHRRGIRVLELVRDGIPISLETPRLRLEAGDRLLLACRPKGIVHTRGIAGVDLISELNVGLEQIAAHEGSIVEGVLAPASELVGRTLRELKFRQRFRMVVLAIHRQGLNLREQLDSTPLRAGDVLLMMGTDPAIQALRAGQDIILFDQAPLPARAMNKRLPLAMAVVGAIIATASLNWVPIELGALAGAVLLCATGCIKPRDAYHAIEWNILFLIFGMLAMGHAMEHTGAAAYVAHNIVSFVNYVVPLDHRAIVMLACIYLVTAVFTEILSNNAVAALMAPIAIGVAVALHVNPQPFVVAVMFAASAAFSTPIGYQTNTYVYGVGGYRFGDFLRIGIPLNVLCFVTAVLVIPRIWPL; translated from the coding sequence ATGACGTGGCAGATCGCCCTCGTATTCGTGCTGCTCGCCGCCACGCTGGCGAGCTTCATGCGGGAAAAATTCCCGCCGGACCTGACGGCCCTCGCGCTGCTCGTCGTGCTGATCGCGACGCGGCTGCTGCCGATGGAGAAAGCCTTCAGCGTGTTCGCCAATCCGGCGCCGATCACCATCGGCGCGATGTTCGTGCTGAGTGCGGCCCTGGTAAAATGCGGCGCGATCGATCTCTTCTTCACGCTCATCGAGCGTTCGGCCGGCTGGTATTACGGCGTGGTCGTCGGCCTGCTGGTGCTGGTCGTCGGCGCGATCTCGGCCTTCGTGAACAACACGCCGGTCGTCGTCGTCTTCCTGCCGGTGGTGCTGGGCCTCGCCCGGCGCATGCAGCTGTCGCCCTCGAAACTCCTGATCCCGCTCTCCTACGCGGCCATTCTCGGCGGCACGTGCACGCTCATCGGCACCAGCACCAACCTGATCGTCAACAGCATCGCGGTCGCCAAGGGCCTGCCCTCGATCCGGATGTTCGAGCTGGCCTGGCTCGGTATACCGACGCTGCTCACCGCCGCCGTGTACCTCGCTATTGTCGGCCGCCGACTCTTGCCCGATCGCGAGATGCTGACCTCGATCCTCAGCAGCGAAGAGCGGCGCGAATACATCACTGAGGCCTTCGTGCAGCCGGGCTCCGCCGTGCCGGGCAAGACGATCGCCGAGGCGGGACTCACCCACCGCCGCGGCATTCGCGTGTTGGAACTGGTGCGCGACGGCATACCGATCTCGCTCGAAACGCCGCGGCTGCGGCTGGAGGCGGGCGACCGGCTGCTCCTCGCCTGCCGGCCCAAAGGCATCGTTCACACGCGCGGGATTGCCGGCGTCGACCTCATTTCCGAACTGAACGTCGGCCTCGAGCAGATCGCCGCGCACGAAGGCTCGATCGTCGAGGGCGTACTCGCACCCGCGTCGGAGTTGGTGGGCCGCACCCTGCGCGAACTCAAGTTCCGCCAGCGGTTCCGCATGGTCGTCCTCGCGATTCATCGCCAGGGGTTGAACCTCCGCGAGCAACTCGACTCCACCCCGTTGCGCGCGGGCGATGTGCTGCTGATGATGGGCACCGACCCCGCCATCCAAGCGCTGCGCGCGGGGCAGGACATCATCCTGTTCGACCAGGCACCGCTGCCCGCCCGCGCCATGAACAAACGGCTGCCTCTCGCCATGGCGGTCGTGGGAGCGATCATCGCCACGGCGTCGCTCAACTGGGTGCCCATCGAACTCGGCGCGCTCGCCGGCGCCGTCCTGCTTTGCGCCACCGGTTGCATCAAACCCCGCGACGCCTACCACGCGATCGAGTGGAACATCCTGTTCCTCATTTTCGGCATGCTGGCCATGGGCCACGCGATGGAGCACACCGGCGCCGCCGCCTACGTGGCCCATAACATCGTCAGCTTCGTCAACTACGTCGTCCCGCTGGATCACCGTGCGATCGTGATGCTTGCCTGCATCTATCTGGTCACGGCGGTGTTCACCGAAATCCTTTCCAACAACGCCGTCGCCGCGCTCATGGCACCGATCGCGATCGGCGTGGCCGTCGCGCTGCACGTCAATCCCCAACCCTTCGTGGTGGCGGTGATGTTCGCCGCGTCGGCCGCGTTCTCCACCCCGATCGGCTATCAGACCAACACCTACGTCTACGGCGTGGGCGGCTACCGGTTCGGCGATTTCTTGCGGATCGGGATTCCGCTGAACGTGCTGTGCTTCGTCACCGCCGTCCTCGTGATTCCGCGGATCTGGCCGCTGTGA
- the cysK gene encoding cysteine synthase A, whose product MAKIHNDITETIGNTPLVRLNRTAAAHGAQAEILLKLEFFNPLSSVKDRIGFAMIDDALKAGKITQKSVLIEPTSGNTGIALAFVAAAKGLKLILTMPETMSTERRKLLKVLGARLVLTEGAKGMKGAIAKAEELASKIPGAVILQQFSNPSNPAIHRKTTAEEIWRDTDGKVDFIVSGIGTGGTITGLGEVLKPRKPSLKIIAVEPDASAVLSGGQPGPHKLQGLGAGFIPAVLNTKIYDEVIRVKESDSAPVSKQVNQLDGIPIGISSGAAVWAAIQLAKRPENKGKQIVAIMPSSSERYLSTWLFADVNTESDSIDDLLAPATT is encoded by the coding sequence ATGGCCAAGATCCATAACGACATCACGGAAACGATCGGTAACACGCCCCTCGTGCGGTTGAATCGCACGGCGGCCGCGCACGGCGCGCAGGCGGAGATTCTCCTGAAGCTCGAATTCTTCAATCCGCTCTCGAGCGTGAAGGACCGCATCGGCTTCGCGATGATCGATGACGCGCTGAAAGCGGGCAAGATCACGCAGAAATCGGTGCTGATCGAGCCGACGAGCGGCAATACGGGCATCGCGCTGGCGTTCGTCGCCGCGGCGAAGGGACTGAAGCTGATCCTGACCATGCCGGAAACGATGAGCACGGAGCGGCGCAAGCTGCTCAAGGTGCTCGGCGCGCGCTTGGTGCTGACCGAGGGCGCGAAGGGCATGAAAGGCGCCATCGCCAAGGCCGAGGAACTCGCCAGCAAGATCCCGGGCGCGGTCATCCTCCAGCAGTTTTCCAATCCGTCCAATCCGGCGATTCACCGCAAGACCACGGCCGAGGAGATCTGGCGCGACACCGACGGCAAGGTGGACTTCATCGTGTCCGGCATCGGCACGGGTGGCACGATCACCGGCCTCGGCGAGGTGCTCAAGCCGCGCAAGCCGTCGCTCAAGATCATCGCCGTCGAGCCCGATGCGTCGGCCGTGCTCTCCGGCGGCCAGCCGGGACCGCACAAGCTGCAGGGTCTCGGCGCCGGGTTCATCCCCGCGGTGCTGAACACGAAGATCTACGATGAGGTGATTCGCGTGAAGGAGTCCGATTCCGCGCCGGTTTCGAAGCAGGTGAACCAGCTTGACGGAATTCCGATCGGCATTTCGTCAGGAGCGGCGGTGTGGGCGGCGATCCAGCTCGCGAAACGACCGGAAAACAAGGGCAAGCAGATCGTGGCGATCATGCCCTCGAGCAGCGAGCGGTATCTGTCAACGTGGCTGTTTGCGGATGTGAACACCGAGAGCGACTCGATCGACGACCTCCTCGCGCCGGCGACGACGTAA
- a CDS encoding cytochrome c oxidase assembly protein has translation MIDWRHWHNEPYLIGGLILVGWLWAICAGPLRARLAPGESFPRGAAWRFYSGLVIFYLAVGSPLDQIGERFLFSAHMLQHQLLVYPAAILVLLGLPTWMVDPLLATPRRQSVWRLLVHPISCTILYSLTISVWHLPALYDLALRHKTIHVLEHLMFFGAALLYWWPMLSPSAVLPPRRPGTLILYFLAVEILMTPIFAYVTFSQDVLYATYEYAPRILPGFSAADDQLLAGSSMKLVGMAVALGAIAVCFWRWYAAGERTNVSPPAAQSRLAH, from the coding sequence ATGATCGACTGGCGCCACTGGCACAATGAGCCGTACCTGATCGGCGGGCTGATTCTCGTCGGCTGGCTCTGGGCGATCTGCGCTGGCCCGCTGCGCGCGCGCCTGGCGCCCGGTGAATCTTTTCCGCGCGGCGCGGCGTGGCGGTTCTATTCGGGACTGGTCATTTTTTATCTAGCGGTCGGTTCACCGTTGGACCAGATCGGTGAGCGCTTCCTGTTTTCGGCGCACATGCTGCAGCACCAACTGCTGGTCTATCCTGCTGCAATCCTCGTTCTGCTTGGTCTGCCGACCTGGATGGTGGACCCGCTGCTCGCGACACCAAGGCGGCAAAGCGTGTGGCGCCTGCTCGTGCATCCCATCTCCTGCACTATTCTCTACTCGCTCACTATTTCGGTGTGGCACCTGCCCGCGCTCTACGACCTCGCGCTCCGCCACAAAACGATCCACGTGCTGGAGCACCTGATGTTTTTCGGCGCCGCGCTGCTCTACTGGTGGCCGATGCTGAGTCCTTCCGCGGTTTTGCCGCCCCGACGGCCCGGAACGCTGATTCTCTATTTCCTCGCGGTGGAGATCCTGATGACGCCGATCTTCGCCTACGTGACTTTCTCGCAGGATGTGCTCTACGCGACCTACGAGTACGCCCCGCGCATTCTTCCCGGCTTTTCGGCCGCCGATGACCAGCTTCTCGCCGGTTCCAGCATGAAGCTCGTCGGGATGGCGGTGGCGCTCGGCGCGATCGCCGTCTGCTTCTGGCGCTGGTATGCCGCTGGCGAGCGCACGAATGTCTCGCCGCCCGCTGCGCAGTCGCGGCTGGCGCACTGA